One genomic window of Geodermatophilus sp. DSM 44513 includes the following:
- a CDS encoding ABC transporter permease subunit: protein MSPRRRAVLLVLPALVPVAAVVGAALVSAVLLSLGLTPLVGRPELSLSAWRAAAGDLGTATRLSLGIAAASTVLAAVLGLGIALSATAAVRRSRLLGALAALTIPVPHLVGAAAMGLLLADSGVLARWLGVSPDAWPSLVGGPWWVAVVAEYAWKESAFVALVVGGVLASRARSYDETAALLGAGRWARFRFVTLPLAAPALGAASAVTFVYTLGSYEVAALLGRPYPEPLPVMAVRLAGSIDLAVRPQAAAVAVTTAVLALAAVLLALRALRRLSAWH from the coding sequence GTGAGCCCCCGGCGGCGGGCGGTGCTGCTCGTGCTGCCCGCCCTGGTGCCGGTGGCCGCCGTGGTCGGTGCGGCGCTGGTCTCCGCCGTCCTGCTCAGCCTGGGCCTGACCCCGCTGGTCGGGCGCCCGGAGCTGTCGCTCTCCGCCTGGCGGGCCGCGGCCGGGGACCTGGGCACGGCGACCCGGCTGTCGCTGGGCATCGCCGCGGCCTCGACCGTCCTCGCCGCCGTCCTCGGGCTGGGCATCGCGCTGTCCGCGACCGCCGCCGTCCGCCGCAGCCGGCTGCTCGGGGCGCTGGCCGCGCTCACCATCCCGGTCCCCCACCTGGTCGGTGCGGCGGCGATGGGGCTGCTGCTGGCCGACTCCGGCGTGCTGGCCCGCTGGCTGGGCGTGTCCCCGGACGCCTGGCCGTCGCTGGTGGGCGGCCCGTGGTGGGTGGCCGTCGTCGCGGAGTACGCGTGGAAGGAGTCGGCGTTCGTCGCGCTGGTGGTGGGCGGTGTGCTGGCCTCGCGGGCGCGCTCCTACGACGAGACGGCGGCGCTGCTGGGGGCCGGCCGGTGGGCGCGGTTCCGGTTCGTGACGCTGCCGCTGGCCGCCCCGGCGCTGGGCGCGGCGTCGGCGGTCACGTTCGTCTACACGCTGGGCTCCTACGAGGTCGCCGCGCTGCTCGGCCGCCCCTACCCCGAGCCGCTGCCGGTGATGGCGGTGCGGCTGGCCGGCTCGATCGACCTGGCCGTGCGCCCGCAGGCGGCCGCGGTGGCGGTGACGACCGCGGTGCTGGCGCTGGCCGCCGTCCTGCTGGCGCTGCGCGCGCTGCGGAGGCTGTCCGCGTGGCACTGA
- a CDS encoding ABC transporter permease subunit, whose amino-acid sequence MALSVRAGRAALAVWLLLPLVPLVLWAAADRWAAPAVLPQAWGTAGLRDAVAAGAGPASVRSTVLGLVVAALATPLGAMAGRALAGSGVPARGAVLGALLSPLVLPPFAVALGLDVLLLRLRVPSSVGVVLLLTVAALPYTTVLMRTAYAAHDPGFEEEARTLGATARRAVLAVQLPMLAPALAGAAFLAFLVGWSDYVVTLLVGGGQLVTLPLLVASAASSVGNEAQVAVLSLGSVLPPLALLVAVGLLGRRR is encoded by the coding sequence GTGGCACTGAGCGTCCGGGCGGGCCGGGCCGCGCTGGCGGTCTGGCTGCTGCTCCCGCTCGTGCCCCTGGTGCTGTGGGCCGCCGCCGACCGCTGGGCCGCCCCGGCAGTGCTGCCGCAGGCGTGGGGGACGGCGGGGCTGCGCGACGCCGTGGCCGCCGGCGCGGGCCCGGCGTCGGTCCGGTCGACGGTGCTCGGGCTGGTCGTCGCGGCGCTGGCCACCCCGCTGGGCGCGATGGCCGGACGGGCGCTGGCCGGTTCCGGAGTGCCGGCGCGTGGGGCGGTGCTCGGCGCGCTGCTCTCGCCGCTGGTGCTGCCGCCCTTCGCCGTCGCGCTGGGCCTGGACGTGCTGCTGCTGCGCTTGCGGGTGCCCTCGTCGGTCGGGGTGGTCCTGCTGCTCACCGTGGCCGCGCTGCCCTACACGACCGTGCTGATGCGCACCGCCTACGCCGCCCACGACCCCGGCTTCGAGGAGGAAGCGCGCACCCTGGGGGCGACCGCCCGACGGGCGGTGCTCGCCGTGCAGCTGCCCATGCTGGCCCCGGCGCTGGCCGGTGCGGCGTTCCTGGCCTTCCTGGTGGGCTGGAGCGACTACGTCGTCACGTTGCTGGTCGGCGGCGGGCAGCTGGTGACGCTGCCGCTGCTCGTCGCGTCGGCGGCCTCCAGCGTGGGCAACGAGGCGCAGGTGGCCGTGCTGTCGCTGGGCTCGGTGCTGCCGCCGCTGGCGCTGCTGGTGGCGGTCGGGCTGCTCGGACGGCGGCGGTGA